One genomic window of Sphingopyxis sp. OPL5 includes the following:
- a CDS encoding sensor histidine kinase: protein MTLRLWPRSLVGQMVFAVAVALFVAQAINFTLLARGQRQQVYANGGGMAVARIIDALERDRRGAMADPDEGLPGRSPEKRHPRLQVRDTPFAPPPRARVDADLAAHVAAQLDEAGLDAEQVHAWVLPERHKTEKMRGPARTAIVSAKIGGRYVVVRSWLPAEGKRLQGFLIWQTLLLYVLILVPILLIAWRAAWPLRTLTQAVRRDPMGDGPPLIEQGPSDVRDVIGAFNASRARIGTMLADKDRMLGAVGHDLRTPLASLRVRVEAVADEKLRDKMIATIDEMTAMLADILAVARSGAGKEAAERYDVATLLAQMGEEYRVMGKPVTGPDALPPLPPLSGRPLLVRRALRNLIDNALAYAGSATLLVEQSGGELRLVVRDEGPGIAPALIADLVEPFARGEASRNRATGGAGLGLAIANALAEGEGGRLVIANRDDTSGLDAAIVLPV from the coding sequence GTGACATTGCGGCTGTGGCCCCGCAGCCTCGTCGGCCAGATGGTGTTCGCGGTCGCGGTGGCGCTGTTTGTCGCGCAGGCGATCAATTTCACGCTGCTCGCGCGCGGGCAGCGGCAACAGGTCTATGCCAATGGCGGCGGCATGGCGGTGGCGCGCATCATCGACGCGCTCGAACGCGACCGGCGCGGCGCGATGGCCGATCCCGACGAAGGCCTGCCCGGCCGGTCCCCTGAAAAGCGCCATCCGCGGCTGCAGGTCCGCGATACGCCATTCGCGCCGCCGCCGCGCGCGCGCGTCGACGCCGACCTCGCGGCGCATGTCGCGGCGCAACTGGATGAGGCGGGTCTCGACGCCGAACAGGTTCACGCCTGGGTGCTGCCGGAACGGCACAAGACCGAAAAGATGCGCGGTCCCGCGCGCACCGCGATCGTCTCGGCCAAGATCGGCGGGCGTTATGTCGTGGTGCGCAGTTGGCTACCCGCCGAGGGCAAAAGGCTGCAGGGCTTCCTGATCTGGCAGACGCTGTTGCTCTATGTGCTGATCCTCGTTCCCATATTGCTGATCGCGTGGCGCGCGGCGTGGCCGCTGCGCACACTGACGCAGGCGGTGCGGCGCGACCCGATGGGCGATGGTCCGCCGCTGATCGAGCAAGGGCCGTCGGACGTGCGCGACGTGATCGGCGCCTTCAACGCCTCGCGGGCGCGGATCGGGACGATGCTCGCCGACAAGGACCGGATGCTCGGCGCGGTCGGGCACGACCTGCGCACCCCGCTTGCCAGCTTGCGCGTGCGGGTCGAGGCGGTCGCGGACGAGAAACTGCGCGACAAGATGATCGCGACGATCGACGAAATGACCGCGATGCTCGCCGATATCCTCGCGGTCGCGCGCAGCGGCGCGGGCAAGGAGGCGGCGGAGCGCTATGATGTCGCGACCCTGCTCGCGCAGATGGGCGAGGAATATCGCGTGATGGGCAAGCCGGTGACGGGCCCCGATGCGCTGCCGCCACTGCCGCCACTGAGCGGCCGGCCGCTGCTGGTGCGGCGCGCGCTGCGCAACCTGATCGACAATGCGCTCGCTTATGCGGGCAGCGCGACCCTGCTGGTCGAGCAAAGCGGCGGCGAACTGCGGCTGGTCGTGCGCGACGAGGGTCCGGGCATCGCCCCGGCGCTGATCGCCGACCTCGTCGAACCCTTTGCGCGCGGCGAGGCGTCGCGTAATCGCGCGACGGGAGGCGCGGGGCTGGGCCTCGCGATCGCCAACGCGCTGGCCGAAGGCGAGGGCGGGCGGCTGGTGATCGCCAACCGCGACGATACGTCGGGGCTGGACGCGGCGATCGTGCTGCCGGTTTAA
- a CDS encoding response regulator: MSDSDAPRILLIDDEPSIREPLTEYLTAQGFAVTDAANAAEARSVLRAKSIDLVVSDIMMPGEDGLSLTRHLRETSSIPVILLTARAEDTERIIGLEIGADDYVVKPFNPRELVARIRTVLRRTQAGGRTLDPGGTAFAFGPWVLREVERVLVDEAGEEVALSSGEYHLLHALVRHPRQVMSRDRLLDLVRGREADIFDRAIDNLISRLRKKIEADPAHPQLVKTVWGGGYTLACEVKRLGGAA, encoded by the coding sequence ATGAGTGACAGCGACGCGCCGCGCATCCTGCTGATCGACGACGAACCGTCAATCCGCGAGCCGCTGACCGAATATCTGACCGCGCAGGGTTTTGCCGTTACCGACGCCGCCAATGCCGCCGAGGCGCGATCGGTGCTGCGCGCGAAGAGCATCGACCTCGTCGTCAGCGACATCATGATGCCGGGCGAGGACGGGCTGTCGCTGACCCGCCATCTGCGCGAGACGAGCAGCATTCCCGTCATCCTGCTGACCGCGCGCGCCGAGGATACCGAACGGATCATCGGCCTCGAGATCGGCGCCGACGATTATGTCGTCAAACCCTTCAACCCGCGCGAACTGGTCGCGCGCATCCGCACCGTGCTGCGCCGGACGCAGGCGGGCGGACGCACGCTCGACCCCGGCGGCACCGCCTTCGCTTTTGGTCCGTGGGTGCTGCGCGAAGTCGAACGCGTGCTGGTCGACGAGGCGGGCGAAGAGGTCGCGCTGTCGTCGGGCGAATATCATCTGCTCCACGCGCTGGTGCGTCATCCGCGGCAGGTGATGAGCCGCGACCGCCTGCTCGACCTCGTGCGCGGTCGCGAGGCCGATATCTTCGACCGCGCGATCGATAATCTGATCAGCCGGTTGCGCAAGAAGATCGAGGCGGACCCCGCCCATCCGCAGCTGGTCAAGACGGTGTGGGGCGGGGGCTATACGCTCGCCTGCGAGGTCAAGCGGCTGGGCGGCGCGGCGTGA
- a CDS encoding DUF885 domain-containing protein, with product MTDYAPDRRTLLAGLGGLAVAGIAGPVAAKESVSADARLDALLSAQFEQSLRDDPTRATSLGLDTGARAALRAQFPDWSAAGRAAQARRIDTDLAAVRAIAADTLGDTARVAHDSAEFDLAARQRLARFTYHSGGFGHRPGPYGVTQLGGFYTGVSTFMDSQHPVKDQADADAYMARLAAIPALLDADTDIVRANAAMKVVAPRFILDQALQQLARLRDGDVAGKTLVASIARRSVEIGLGGYGDRAAATFEGPIRAALTRQIETLTALLPRAGVAAGVARLPDGEAYYAATLAQHTTTSLTAAEIHRIGREQVANLTSRMDALLKAQGYKEGSIRDRLAALGKAEGQLFANDDAGRAEMLAYLNGLLVTVRGRLPQVFSRMPKAPYEIRRVPPEIEIGAPGGSAQAGTPDGSRPGIFFINLRDTAEWPRYTLPTLAYHEGAPGHLFEGALKYEDAELPLYRQASSVTAYGEGWGLYAEQVADELGMYDDDPLGKIGYLASYAFRASRLVVDTGLHAMGWSREQAIDYMVENSSTSPTASRTEIDRYIVYPGQACAYKVGQIAISRVRDEVAGRPGYDIKRFHDVVLGAGRVPLAVLERRVRAAFPA from the coding sequence ATGACCGACTACGCGCCCGATCGCCGTACCCTGTTGGCCGGCCTCGGCGGCCTTGCCGTCGCCGGCATCGCCGGGCCGGTCGCCGCGAAGGAGAGCGTCAGCGCCGATGCACGGCTCGATGCGTTGCTCTCCGCCCAATTCGAGCAAAGCCTGCGCGACGACCCGACCCGCGCGACGTCGCTCGGCCTCGACACCGGTGCCCGCGCCGCGCTGCGGGCGCAATTTCCCGACTGGTCGGCGGCCGGACGCGCGGCGCAGGCACGGCGCATCGACACCGACCTTGCCGCGGTTCGCGCGATCGCGGCTGATACGCTCGGCGATACCGCCCGCGTCGCCCACGACAGCGCCGAATTCGACCTCGCCGCGCGCCAGCGGCTCGCACGCTTCACCTATCACAGCGGCGGCTTCGGGCATCGCCCCGGGCCCTATGGTGTCACCCAGCTTGGCGGCTTCTACACCGGGGTCAGCACCTTCATGGACAGCCAGCACCCGGTGAAGGACCAGGCCGACGCCGACGCCTATATGGCGCGGCTCGCGGCGATCCCGGCCCTGCTCGATGCCGATACCGACATCGTCAGGGCGAATGCCGCGATGAAGGTCGTCGCGCCGCGCTTCATCCTCGACCAGGCGCTCCAGCAACTCGCGCGGCTGCGCGACGGCGATGTCGCGGGCAAGACCCTCGTCGCGTCGATCGCCCGGCGCAGCGTCGAAATCGGGCTTGGCGGCTATGGCGATCGCGCCGCCGCAACATTCGAAGGACCGATCCGCGCCGCGCTGACCCGGCAGATCGAGACGCTCACCGCGCTGCTTCCGCGCGCCGGCGTCGCGGCGGGGGTCGCGCGCCTGCCCGATGGCGAGGCCTATTATGCCGCGACCCTCGCCCAGCATACGACGACCAGCCTGACCGCCGCAGAAATCCACCGTATCGGGCGCGAGCAGGTGGCCAACCTGACATCGCGCATGGACGCGTTGCTGAAAGCACAGGGCTATAAGGAGGGCAGCATCCGCGACCGGCTCGCTGCGCTCGGCAAGGCCGAGGGGCAATTATTCGCCAACGATGACGCCGGCCGCGCCGAAATGCTCGCCTATCTGAACGGCCTGCTCGTCACCGTGCGCGGCCGGCTGCCGCAGGTGTTCAGCCGCATGCCCAAGGCGCCCTATGAAATCCGCCGCGTCCCGCCCGAGATCGAGATCGGCGCGCCCGGCGGGTCGGCGCAGGCGGGAACCCCCGATGGTTCGCGCCCGGGCATCTTCTTCATCAACCTGCGCGATACCGCCGAATGGCCACGATACACGCTGCCGACCCTCGCCTATCACGAAGGCGCGCCGGGGCATTTGTTCGAGGGCGCGCTGAAATATGAGGATGCCGAGTTGCCGCTCTACCGCCAGGCCTCGTCGGTGACTGCCTATGGCGAAGGCTGGGGTCTCTATGCCGAACAGGTCGCCGACGAGCTCGGCATGTACGACGACGACCCGCTCGGCAAGATCGGCTATCTGGCGTCCTACGCCTTTCGCGCCTCGCGGCTGGTGGTCGACACCGGGCTGCACGCGATGGGGTGGAGCCGCGAGCAGGCGATCGACTATATGGTCGAGAATTCCTCGACCTCGCCGACCGCCTCGCGGACCGAGATCGACCGCTATATCGTTTATCCGGGGCAGGCCTGCGCCTACAAGGTCGGCCAGATCGCGATCAGCCGCGTGCGCGACGAGGTCGCCGGCCGGCCGGGTTACGATATCAAGCGCTTTCACGATGTCGTGCTGGGCGCCGGACGGGTGCCGCTCGCGGTACTCGAACGCCGCGTCCGCGCCGCCTTTCCGGCCTGA
- a CDS encoding DUF1328 domain-containing protein: MFKWALIFAVIALLAAVLGFGGIAGASAGIAKILFFVGLAFVALFVIMGAFAAKKVV, from the coding sequence ATGTTCAAATGGGCTTTGATCTTCGCCGTGATCGCGCTGCTTGCCGCGGTTCTCGGTTTTGGCGGCATCGCCGGCGCGTCGGCCGGTATCGCCAAGATCCTGTTCTTCGTCGGCCTGGCGTTCGTTGCGCTGTTCGTGATCATGGGCGCATTCGCCGCAAAGAAGGTGGTGTAA
- a CDS encoding DUF262 domain-containing protein produces the protein MKTDSIEVGRVLQDSRKFTVPIYQRQYAWKEDRLQPLWDDLVSKADELLEGPPKFQHYMGALILAPGSDGYSVGRISSVQVVDGQQRLSTFQLFLAALRHVATEWKQDGIVKALDVYIFNDERSAEPDATRADRLKLVPTPADRSIFRDLMTESFETVRSRHSHAFYKNGNIIKGQAPRALLAYLYFREKIDHYAAWGGVSFDDDELDITQVVAAITKDDPSAQMRLQALADALLIQFKLVIINLEEGDDAQVIFETLNSRGEPLLAMDLVRNNIFHRAEAQGEQAEGLFETRWKPFDQLFWKEDAPRAKPKRPRIDHFLSYALTAQTGEETSLRELYAEYRAYARPKGKARFPTVGEELDALLRFNPVYEALEKGIGDADVAWLGRKLATWEVATVYPLVFATAVAEMDDAEKRAIYRLIYSYIVRRAICNLTAKNMNKNFTRIVAIFNEKGASLETFRASFVGQSGPAVRFPDDAELREAIANQPIYDNILRAERKIDILWELEKAVRSKFQVDDKRPSFLSVEHILPQAWTKHWPLPDGRTVPATRIPADEEMAVAMRNRDAHRHRLGNLTLVTTPLNSSMQNQAFDAKRERLGKSLMALNTGIAESAVWDEAAIAQRGDELAKLAADIWPHPSSV, from the coding sequence ATGAAAACAGATTCCATTGAAGTCGGTCGAGTGCTGCAAGACAGCCGCAAATTTACCGTCCCCATCTATCAGCGCCAATATGCTTGGAAAGAAGATCGACTTCAGCCGCTTTGGGATGACCTTGTATCGAAAGCCGACGAACTGCTGGAGGGGCCGCCGAAATTCCAACATTATATGGGCGCATTAATCCTCGCCCCCGGTTCCGATGGCTACAGCGTGGGGCGGATTTCCAGCGTGCAAGTGGTGGATGGCCAGCAACGGTTATCAACGTTCCAGCTCTTCTTGGCCGCGCTCCGTCATGTTGCGACGGAGTGGAAGCAAGACGGAATCGTGAAGGCGCTGGACGTTTACATTTTTAATGATGAGCGCAGTGCGGAACCGGACGCAACCCGTGCGGATCGGTTAAAGCTGGTGCCGACGCCCGCTGACCGATCAATTTTCCGAGACCTTATGACCGAATCTTTCGAAACAGTCCGGTCACGCCATTCGCACGCATTCTACAAGAACGGGAATATCATCAAAGGGCAGGCACCGCGTGCGCTGTTAGCGTATCTGTATTTCCGGGAAAAGATCGACCACTACGCCGCTTGGGGCGGGGTCAGCTTCGACGACGACGAACTAGACATTACGCAAGTGGTCGCCGCAATCACCAAGGACGATCCCTCGGCGCAGATGCGGTTGCAGGCTTTGGCTGACGCTCTTCTTATCCAGTTTAAGCTGGTGATCATCAATCTCGAAGAGGGAGACGATGCTCAGGTCATCTTCGAGACGTTGAATAGCCGGGGAGAACCGCTGCTGGCCATGGACCTCGTGCGGAACAATATTTTCCATCGGGCAGAAGCACAAGGCGAACAGGCCGAAGGACTGTTTGAAACGCGGTGGAAGCCATTCGACCAGCTTTTCTGGAAGGAGGATGCGCCACGCGCGAAGCCAAAGAGACCGCGGATTGATCATTTCCTAAGCTATGCTCTCACGGCCCAAACCGGCGAAGAAACGTCGCTGCGAGAGCTCTATGCCGAATACCGGGCTTATGCCCGGCCCAAGGGCAAGGCACGCTTTCCGACCGTTGGCGAAGAGCTAGATGCGTTGTTGCGCTTCAATCCGGTCTATGAGGCGTTAGAGAAGGGGATTGGCGACGCGGATGTGGCATGGCTGGGCCGCAAGCTAGCGACTTGGGAGGTCGCCACCGTTTATCCTCTGGTTTTCGCCACGGCAGTTGCCGAGATGGACGATGCTGAAAAGCGGGCGATCTACCGACTGATCTATTCCTATATCGTGAGGAGGGCGATCTGCAATTTGACCGCCAAGAACATGAACAAGAACTTCACCCGTATAGTCGCAATTTTCAACGAGAAGGGGGCGTCGTTAGAGACATTCCGGGCGTCATTCGTCGGGCAGTCTGGGCCCGCCGTGCGCTTCCCGGACGACGCGGAATTGCGAGAAGCAATCGCCAACCAACCGATTTATGACAATATCCTTCGTGCGGAACGCAAGATCGATATTTTGTGGGAGCTGGAAAAGGCCGTTCGGTCAAAATTTCAAGTGGACGACAAGCGACCAAGCTTCTTGTCCGTCGAGCACATTCTTCCTCAGGCGTGGACGAAGCATTGGCCGTTGCCGGACGGCCGGACCGTACCGGCAACCCGCATTCCGGCGGACGAAGAAATGGCGGTGGCAATGCGAAATCGAGATGCTCATCGGCATCGGCTTGGTAATCTCACACTTGTGACAACGCCGCTTAATTCCTCAATGCAAAATCAGGCCTTTGACGCGAAGCGCGAACGGCTAGGCAAATCGCTCATGGCGCTAAACACAGGTATTGCTGAATCGGCTGTGTGGGACGAAGCGGCGATTGCGCAGAGGGGAGATGAATTGGCCAAGCTGGCTGCTGATATTTGGCCTCACCCTTCCAGCGTCTAA
- a CDS encoding DEAD/DEAH box helicase: MELKRYQTRALDALRTFLSAAKVKSPALAYADAIAGADLGNYALGGYTPVEGLEAVPYCCLRLPTGGGKTLLASHAIKVAADAYLDRARVPVIWLVPSNTIQAQTLDALKQPRHPYRVALEEAFDGAVAVFDISERRQIRPQDFLEKTVVVVATYQAFRVEDTSNRNVYADDENLEDHFRDARRGEGLDVVNDGPRCGEIALSFANVLHRQRPLMILDEAHNFMTGLSGGTKARLNPSAIVELTATPKPGSNVIAVATAMELKAEDMIKMPVHLSQHGSWQQAVAHAVQNRAWLARIAANDPAGIRPIALYQAMPAAEGNEATVEVLKAHLIEQERIPEEAIVVATGDQRGLDGVNLFDPACRIEHVITVQALKEGWDCSYAYVFCSLASIRSSGAVEQLLGRVLRMPFATRRASEELNRAYAHVSEISFAAAANGLMDRLTEMGFDDRSAREAILEMPPSFDLEGGDIGPLYRVPEPVKLTVNERPDTSDWSMAARQALRMADDGEGKVLAVIDAHASDEVKREIGKAMEAIAPGAAEAVERNIVQTEAAKSPAVRGVPFAVPQLEIEVQGELDLAYPESFVDLAGWDLLAHDAELPGFSMTEQPDSYEFDIRGDRLVYSHMATTLELALDGATNWDEAALARFLDRQTRQAHTGQATYLEYCRRVVVGLVQDQGMALAALVRGKYALKRAVLARVAELRTLTAKQGVQLFLGGVGVPANPVGALHHFDPNRYDARNPYQGGFRFRKHYYSAIGDLKSQGEEFECAQAIDRLDAVKHWVRNVDRTYGAYRLPTSGNFFYPDFIAELHDGRQLIVEYKGPTDPDAAEKNNIGLKAEETSGGRLLFLMAVKRDADGRGVTEQILHKIGAGV; this comes from the coding sequence ATGGAACTGAAACGCTATCAGACGCGCGCGCTGGACGCCCTTCGCACCTTCCTGAGTGCGGCGAAAGTGAAGTCGCCCGCACTGGCCTATGCCGACGCCATCGCCGGGGCGGACCTCGGCAACTATGCGCTCGGTGGCTATACGCCGGTCGAGGGACTGGAGGCGGTGCCCTATTGTTGCCTTCGCCTGCCGACGGGCGGCGGCAAGACCTTGTTGGCGAGCCACGCTATCAAGGTCGCGGCCGATGCCTACTTAGACCGCGCGCGCGTCCCCGTGATCTGGCTGGTGCCGTCGAACACGATTCAGGCGCAGACGCTCGACGCGCTCAAACAGCCGCGCCATCCGTATCGCGTCGCGTTGGAAGAGGCGTTCGACGGCGCGGTCGCGGTGTTCGACATAAGCGAGCGGCGGCAAATCCGGCCGCAGGATTTTCTGGAAAAGACCGTCGTGGTCGTCGCGACCTATCAGGCGTTCCGGGTCGAGGACACGTCGAACCGCAACGTCTATGCAGACGACGAAAATCTGGAGGATCATTTCCGCGACGCGCGTCGGGGCGAAGGGCTGGACGTCGTGAACGACGGGCCGCGGTGCGGTGAGATCGCACTGTCCTTTGCCAATGTCCTGCATCGGCAGCGCCCACTGATGATCCTGGACGAAGCACACAATTTTATGACGGGCCTGTCGGGCGGAACCAAGGCCCGGCTCAATCCTTCGGCGATCGTCGAACTGACCGCGACGCCCAAACCCGGCTCCAATGTCATCGCCGTTGCGACCGCGATGGAATTGAAAGCGGAGGACATGATCAAGATGCCGGTGCATCTGTCGCAGCACGGAAGCTGGCAGCAAGCCGTCGCCCATGCGGTGCAGAATCGCGCGTGGCTCGCGCGGATCGCGGCGAACGATCCGGCCGGGATTCGGCCGATCGCGCTCTATCAGGCGATGCCCGCCGCCGAAGGCAATGAAGCGACGGTCGAGGTGTTGAAAGCGCACCTGATCGAACAGGAGCGCATTCCCGAAGAGGCAATCGTCGTTGCGACGGGCGATCAGCGCGGACTGGATGGCGTCAACCTGTTCGACCCCGCGTGCAGGATCGAGCATGTCATCACGGTGCAAGCGCTAAAGGAAGGCTGGGACTGTTCCTATGCCTATGTCTTTTGCTCGCTCGCCAGCATCCGGTCATCTGGCGCGGTCGAGCAATTGCTGGGCCGCGTCCTGCGAATGCCCTTTGCGACGCGCCGCGCGTCCGAAGAATTGAACCGCGCCTATGCCCATGTGTCCGAAATCAGCTTCGCGGCGGCGGCGAACGGATTGATGGACCGGCTGACCGAAATGGGGTTCGACGATCGCAGCGCGCGCGAGGCGATATTGGAAATGCCGCCTTCGTTCGATCTGGAGGGTGGTGACATAGGGCCGCTTTACCGCGTGCCCGAGCCGGTCAAGTTGACCGTGAACGAGCGGCCGGACACGAGCGATTGGAGCATGGCGGCGCGGCAGGCGCTGCGCATGGCCGACGACGGCGAAGGCAAGGTGCTCGCCGTGATCGACGCCCATGCCAGCGACGAGGTGAAGCGCGAGATCGGCAAGGCGATGGAAGCGATTGCGCCCGGTGCGGCCGAAGCGGTCGAGCGCAACATCGTCCAGACCGAAGCGGCAAAGTCACCGGCCGTGCGCGGTGTTCCCTTCGCCGTGCCGCAACTCGAAATCGAGGTGCAGGGCGAGCTTGATCTGGCCTATCCCGAATCCTTCGTCGATCTCGCGGGCTGGGACTTGTTGGCGCACGACGCGGAACTGCCCGGCTTCAGCATGACCGAACAGCCCGATAGCTATGAGTTTGATATCCGCGGCGACCGGCTGGTCTACAGCCATATGGCGACGACGCTGGAGCTGGCGCTGGATGGCGCGACCAATTGGGACGAAGCCGCGCTGGCGCGCTTTCTGGACCGCCAGACGCGGCAGGCGCATACGGGGCAGGCGACCTATCTGGAGTATTGCCGCCGCGTCGTGGTCGGGCTGGTGCAGGATCAGGGCATGGCGTTGGCGGCGTTGGTGCGCGGCAAATATGCGCTGAAGCGCGCCGTGCTGGCGCGTGTCGCCGAATTGCGGACATTGACGGCCAAACAGGGCGTGCAGCTCTTTCTAGGCGGCGTTGGCGTTCCGGCCAATCCGGTCGGGGCGCTGCACCATTTCGATCCGAACCGCTATGATGCGCGCAACCCGTATCAGGGCGGCTTCCGGTTCCGAAAGCACTATTATTCCGCGATCGGCGATCTCAAATCGCAGGGCGAGGAATTTGAGTGCGCGCAGGCGATCGACCGGCTCGACGCGGTGAAGCATTGGGTGCGCAACGTTGATCGGACCTATGGAGCCTATCGCCTGCCGACGTCGGGCAATTTCTTCTATCCCGACTTTATCGCCGAGTTGCACGACGGGCGGCAGTTGATCGTGGAATATAAGGGGCCGACCGATCCCGATGCGGCCGAAAAGAACAACATTGGGCTGAAGGCCGAAGAGACAAGTGGCGGGCGGCTACTGTTCCTGATGGCGGTCAAGCGCGATGCCGATGGCCGGGGCGTTACCGAGCAAATTTTGCACAAGATCGGCGCGGGGGTGTAA
- a CDS encoding site-specific DNA-methyltransferase, with protein MPSLTWLTRDEDLKRAAAVPYRLLEADPALSHGDPTAGNMLIQGDNLDALKALLPYYKGRVKCIYIDPPYNTRSAISIFYDDNLEHSQWLGIIYPRLMILKELLSDDGLIFIQIDDHEQAYLTVVMDEVFGRSNRLNTISVKMSEATGVKMSHVTKRLPKMKEAILVYKNGGSPKISPISIPLNEWNEEYKEIIEGLSIDEVSELKDLLRQESANESDVERANFIVSKASVRSLSQVRKELELDDESFQRYRWDNAWRIVQAVGAGSIKSAAIKNRVESQPISSVLSARKKLYIFKTNFNEESRDPRIRFIFADFYLTYNPGDFWTDIKTTGGVGQEGGVEFPNGKKPEQLIRRIINLCTAKGDLVLDSFLGSGTTAAVAQKMARRYIGIEMGDHALTHCVPRLRNVVEGEQSGVSEIENWNGGGGFQFFRLGDPIFDESGRIRSGIKFPALAAHVWFSETGISYRGLADSPFLGTHGTRGFALLYNGILGDKSVSGGNVLTGALLTSIRAAAGHDGPLTIYGEMSRIGDARLKAAGVTFKQTPYDVKAR; from the coding sequence ATGCCGAGTTTGACATGGTTGACGCGCGACGAAGATTTGAAGCGCGCGGCTGCAGTTCCTTATCGCTTGCTGGAGGCCGACCCGGCGCTGTCGCACGGCGACCCTACGGCCGGAAACATGCTGATCCAAGGCGACAATCTGGACGCGCTTAAGGCACTGCTGCCCTATTACAAAGGGAGGGTGAAGTGTATCTATATCGATCCGCCATATAACACGCGGTCGGCGATCTCGATATTTTATGACGATAATCTAGAGCATTCCCAATGGTTAGGAATTATTTATCCGAGATTGATGATTCTAAAAGAGTTATTGTCCGATGACGGCTTAATCTTTATTCAGATCGATGATCACGAGCAGGCTTATCTAACTGTTGTGATGGATGAAGTTTTTGGTCGTTCGAATAGATTGAACACTATATCCGTAAAGATGTCAGAAGCCACGGGCGTTAAAATGTCTCACGTTACGAAAAGACTTCCCAAAATGAAGGAAGCGATACTCGTTTACAAGAATGGGGGATCGCCGAAAATTTCTCCAATTTCGATTCCGCTGAACGAGTGGAATGAAGAATATAAAGAGATAATTGAAGGTCTTTCAATTGATGAAGTTTCGGAATTAAAGGATCTTTTGCGACAAGAATCTGCAAATGAGAGCGATGTCGAGCGCGCGAATTTTATCGTTTCCAAGGCCAGTGTTCGCTCTCTTTCGCAGGTCCGAAAGGAGCTGGAGTTGGACGACGAATCGTTTCAGCGCTATCGCTGGGACAACGCTTGGCGCATCGTGCAGGCTGTCGGCGCAGGAAGTATAAAGTCGGCGGCAATAAAAAATAGGGTCGAGAGCCAACCTATAAGTTCCGTTTTGTCTGCAAGAAAGAAGCTATATATATTTAAAACCAATTTTAACGAAGAGAGTAGAGATCCAAGAATAAGATTCATATTTGCTGATTTCTATTTGACTTACAACCCGGGAGACTTTTGGACTGATATCAAGACGACCGGGGGAGTAGGTCAGGAAGGCGGCGTCGAGTTTCCTAACGGGAAGAAGCCTGAGCAGCTAATCCGTCGAATCATAAACTTATGCACGGCTAAGGGCGATCTTGTTTTGGATAGTTTCTTGGGTTCTGGCACGACTGCTGCCGTTGCTCAAAAGATGGCGCGCCGGTATATCGGAATTGAAATGGGTGATCACGCCCTGACGCATTGCGTGCCTCGATTGCGTAATGTTGTCGAAGGTGAACAGAGCGGCGTTTCTGAAATCGAAAATTGGAATGGTGGGGGAGGCTTTCAGTTCTTTCGGCTGGGGGACCCAATTTTCGACGAGTCGGGTCGAATCCGGTCGGGTATCAAATTTCCTGCGCTGGCGGCGCACGTCTGGTTCTCTGAAACCGGCATATCCTATCGGGGGCTCGCCGATAGCCCATTTTTGGGCACCCACGGCACTCGCGGCTTCGCTTTGCTCTACAATGGCATCTTGGGCGACAAGAGCGTGTCGGGGGGGAACGTACTAACCGGGGCCTTGCTCACGTCGATCCGCGCGGCCGCCGGACACGATGGGCCACTGACCATCTACGGCGAGATGAGCCGGATCGGCGACGCGCGACTGAAGGCCGCAGGCGTGACGTTCAAGCAAACCCCCTATGATGTGAAGGCGCGCTGA